A window of the Clostridia bacterium genome harbors these coding sequences:
- a CDS encoding cytosine permease, protein MSKLEQDKKWQDDERMLSPVPMSERRPTWKQILVWVGFGYVVTGLFVGGVLAGFGGQPGVPPKTALLAIIIGMGSLFIITSLLGIMAQRTGMSLALVSRFSYGEKGASIPMVVMALLTLGWFASITGMVGQIWGSFIGNPSGVIVFDPGALGYEGVPPVTLEVFLSCAVFGLIFTLTAYYGIKAIEAIAIPVAPIILVIAILVGAGMLKEGGGFSAFITEANKVSGLGLGNAITVVVGSWIAGAVMGVDLFRFNKNISAVLWGAAACFIFTNPLLNMVGYVGSISVGQFNYVEWMLGKSLILAIIGVFAWTASLWTTNNAELYCNSLYTGPVLAASGKLVERRKLVLIAGIVGTLLGSLAFYQIFFASFINVLGAAAPPMVGPLLADYYFIKKQNYVIEDYNKQPPYRVTGIISFLIGGVLGLVFQYWLPLPYGLPSGLFAMIISIILYLIIYRFTNDIKIDSDLGASQN, encoded by the coding sequence ATGTCCAAATTAGAGCAGGATAAAAAGTGGCAAGATGATGAACGCATGCTTTCACCAGTTCCTATGTCAGAAAGGAGACCGACGTGGAAGCAAATCCTTGTTTGGGTAGGATTTGGTTATGTTGTAACAGGGTTGTTTGTAGGTGGTGTTTTGGCCGGTTTCGGCGGACAGCCAGGGGTTCCCCCAAAAACTGCATTATTGGCTATTATTATAGGCATGGGCTCTTTGTTTATAATAACATCGTTATTAGGCATAATGGCTCAGAGAACGGGGATGAGTCTGGCATTAGTGAGCAGATTTTCTTACGGTGAAAAGGGAGCAAGCATTCCTATGGTAGTTATGGCTCTTTTGACTTTAGGATGGTTTGCAAGTATTACAGGTATGGTGGGACAGATATGGGGTTCTTTCATAGGCAATCCATCGGGTGTGATAGTGTTTGACCCGGGTGCATTAGGCTATGAGGGTGTTCCGCCAGTTACTTTAGAAGTATTTCTTTCATGTGCTGTTTTTGGTTTGATCTTTACTTTAACAGCATATTATGGGATAAAAGCTATTGAAGCAATTGCAATACCTGTGGCACCAATAATTCTGGTTATAGCTATACTGGTTGGAGCCGGAATGCTGAAGGAAGGCGGAGGTTTTAGCGCATTTATTACAGAAGCAAATAAGGTGAGTGGTCTTGGATTGGGTAACGCTATAACGGTTGTGGTAGGAAGCTGGATTGCAGGAGCGGTGATGGGAGTAGACCTATTCAGGTTTAACAAAAACATAAGTGCAGTATTATGGGGGGCAGCAGCATGTTTCATATTTACTAATCCCCTCTTAAATATGGTTGGATATGTTGGTTCTATCTCAGTTGGTCAGTTCAACTATGTTGAGTGGATGCTGGGTAAGAGCCTTATTCTGGCGATTATTGGAGTATTTGCCTGGACAGCATCCCTATGGACTACTAACAATGCGGAATTGTACTGTAATTCTCTTTATACAGGACCTGTATTAGCGGCATCAGGGAAATTAGTCGAAAGACGGAAACTGGTACTTATAGCAGGAATAGTTGGTACTTTATTAGGTTCTCTGGCATTTTATCAAATATTTTTTGCTTCATTTATCAATGTTTTAGGAGCAGCAGCTCCACCCATGGTAGGTCCGTTATTAGCAGATTATTATTTTATCAAAAAGCAAAACTATGTTATAGAAGATTATAATAAACAGCCTCCGTATAGAGTTACAGGTATTATTTCATTCTTGATTGGAGGAGTTTTAGGATTAGTTTTCCAATACTGGCTTCCCCTTCCGTATGGTTTGCCATCCGGATTGTTTGCAATGATTATTTCAATAATACTTTATCTAATTATCTATAGATTTACCAATGATATAAAAATTGATTCCGATTTAGGCGCCAGCCAAAATTAA
- a CDS encoding creatininase family protein, translating into MKKVFLNEFNAKELKDMLENNQIDSAITIFGSCESHGWHMCLGPDLFVPTEIAKRAAERLDKTIVVPGVPFGTSIHYNRFPLSITLKYETTIAIAEDIFESLINSGIKNIIILNGHDGNIPALEIAARNVKNRHNDAVLILIPAWWEITGSKMKDDFEVWNGLGHGGEGETSITMAVRPDLVNLEDAKSQIPQDTIKFGEFSTIIWDIKEITETGATGDSTKATMEKGEKMLNIVADFVVDLIKQMEENDWSYDLKKQ; encoded by the coding sequence ATGAAAAAAGTGTTTTTAAATGAGTTTAATGCAAAAGAACTAAAGGATATGCTTGAAAATAACCAGATAGACAGTGCTATCACGATATTCGGTAGTTGTGAAAGCCATGGTTGGCATATGTGTCTTGGACCTGATTTGTTTGTGCCCACTGAAATAGCAAAAAGGGCAGCTGAAAGATTAGATAAGACTATTGTCGTTCCAGGGGTACCTTTTGGAACTTCTATACATTATAATAGATTTCCGTTGTCAATTACTCTTAAATATGAGACAACAATCGCAATAGCAGAAGATATTTTTGAAAGCTTAATAAATAGTGGAATTAAGAATATCATTATTTTAAATGGACATGATGGAAATATTCCTGCCCTTGAGATAGCTGCCCGAAACGTCAAAAACAGGCATAATGATGCTGTATTAATTTTAATTCCTGCTTGGTGGGAGATAACCGGAAGTAAAATGAAGGATGATTTTGAAGTCTGGAACGGTTTAGGGCATGGAGGCGAAGGTGAGACATCTATAACAATGGCAGTTAGGCCGGATTTAGTCAATCTAGAGGACGCAAAGAGTCAAATTCCTCAGGATACTATAAAATTCGGAGAATTCTCAACGATAATTTGGGATATCAAAGAAATAACCGAAACAGGTGCAACCGGCGATTCAACAAAGGCGACCATGGAAAAAGGAGAAAAAATGTTGAATATTGTTGCGGATTTTGTAGTAGATCTGATAAAGCAGATGGAAGAAAATGATTGGAGCTATGATTTGAAAAAACAATGA
- a CDS encoding AAC(3) family N-acetyltransferase: MIIIIENDEKITRNRIYQDLLNLGIEKEDKLFVHSSLKSIGDVDGGADVLIDALIDIVGEQGLIVMPTFTFSYVGRVEQGKSVPFNNLKSPADTGKISDTFWRREGVYRSKHPTHSVAAWGKDAKNFVQDHGSDTYEFEKGTPLHKLAMQGGKVLLIGLDQTSNSMIYIAETLAGLPYLEVPLHDEWGREYLLEDNNGKIYSVPIVEKMSGCSRQFIKLNSEFEKQKLIVHGRVGNADSMLMNAVEVIDVAVKMLRQDPEFLLCDSGSGCESCNRRREFIKNTK, from the coding sequence GTGATTATTATTATAGAAAATGATGAGAAGATCACAAGAAATAGGATTTACCAGGATTTATTAAATTTAGGAATTGAAAAGGAAGATAAGCTTTTTGTGCATAGCTCCCTTAAATCGATTGGTGATGTTGACGGAGGTGCAGATGTTTTAATAGATGCTCTAATAGACATTGTTGGAGAGCAAGGCCTTATTGTTATGCCCACATTTACATTTAGCTACGTAGGCAGGGTGGAGCAAGGGAAAAGTGTTCCATTCAATAATTTGAAATCCCCTGCTGATACAGGCAAAATTTCGGATACTTTTTGGCGCAGAGAAGGGGTGTATAGGAGCAAACATCCCACTCATTCAGTGGCTGCATGGGGAAAGGATGCAAAAAACTTTGTACAAGATCATGGATCAGATACCTATGAATTTGAAAAAGGTACTCCTCTCCATAAGCTTGCAATGCAGGGTGGAAAGGTATTATTGATAGGACTGGATCAAACAAGCAATTCGATGATATATATCGCTGAAACATTAGCAGGGTTGCCATATCTAGAAGTACCTTTGCATGATGAGTGGGGTAGGGAATATCTGCTAGAGGACAACAACGGTAAGATATATAGTGTACCTATTGTTGAAAAAATGTCAGGTTGTAGCAGACAATTTATCAAATTGAATTCAGAATTTGAAAAACAAAAACTCATAGTACATGGCAGGGTGGGCAATGCCGATAGCATGTTGATGAATGCAGTAGAGGTAATAGATGTAGCAGTTAAAATGCTCAGGCAAGACCCGGAATTTTTGTTATGTGATAGCGGATCAGGTTGTGAAAGCTGTAATAGAAGGAGAGAATTTATAAAAAATACAAAATAA
- a CDS encoding asparaginase, producing MKLSKVAVIFTGGTISMAFDERIGAVVPSTSNEQIFSAIDELENQIEIETIDFANIPGPHVTISIMVELKKLIEKTLKRNDIRGVVITHGTDTLEETAYFLDLTVNSTKPVAVTGAMKSSSEIGCDGPSNLLAAIYTVISPEAVGQGVMIIMNNTIHAAREATKIDTFRLNSFVSVNCGPLGIVDGNKVVFQRKLDKRNIISASKLESNVVLIKCSIGMDSDLLRYYVDRGTKGIIIEAFGRGNIPPMMVEGVQYALNRKIPVVIASRCLTGRVLDIYGYQGGGKQLRELGAISAGQLSGQKALIKLMLVLGLTDDLNEIREYFH from the coding sequence ATGAAATTATCAAAAGTTGCCGTTATTTTTACCGGAGGCACTATTTCAATGGCCTTCGATGAAAGGATAGGAGCTGTTGTACCCTCTACCTCAAACGAACAAATCTTTTCAGCCATCGATGAGTTGGAAAACCAGATTGAAATAGAAACGATAGATTTTGCCAATATACCGGGACCTCACGTAACCATTTCAATCATGGTGGAACTAAAAAAACTTATAGAAAAAACGCTGAAACGGAATGATATAAGGGGAGTTGTGATTACCCATGGGACAGATACATTAGAAGAAACAGCATATTTTTTAGATTTGACAGTAAATAGCACAAAGCCGGTAGCTGTTACAGGAGCTATGAAAAGCAGCTCGGAAATAGGTTGTGATGGTCCGAGCAATTTGTTGGCAGCCATATATACGGTGATTTCCCCCGAGGCCGTAGGTCAGGGTGTTATGATAATAATGAATAATACTATTCATGCAGCTAGGGAAGCTACTAAAATAGATACTTTTAGATTGAACTCTTTTGTTTCAGTGAATTGCGGACCTTTAGGTATAGTGGATGGGAATAAAGTTGTTTTTCAAAGAAAGTTGGATAAAAGAAATATTATTTCTGCTTCAAAGCTAGAAAGCAACGTAGTTTTGATCAAATGTTCAATAGGCATGGATTCCGATCTGCTGAGATATTATGTAGATAGAGGAACCAAAGGTATAATAATAGAAGCCTTTGGTAGAGGAAATATTCCTCCAATGATGGTTGAAGGTGTGCAATATGCATTAAACCGAAAGATTCCAGTAGTAATTGCTTCCAGATGTTTGACCGGTAGGGTATTAGATATATATGGATATCAAGGTGGGGGCAAACAATTGAGAGAATTAGGAGCTATATCCGCCGGACAGTTAAGTGGACAAAAGGCCTTAATAAAACTTATGCTGGTTTTAGGTTTGACTGATGATTTAAATGAGATACGGGAATATTTTCATTAA
- a CDS encoding peptidoglycan DD-metalloendopeptidase family protein yields the protein MKNKIIYGLIIIMVFSAIFIGFTYRSVQAYQVVVDGKNVALYQEEDEAKEYANKLQSDLNSRYDVDIKLESRIDIEEVEVRVNSKDLNTCEDVDDITDNLKCKIEGYQIVLDGKDTGLKVEDKDVMDKVIEEFKGKLEIKADKYQVDNQIDYRKNFYHETEFSSWDQIKDYFLTPFQSEKTHIVKEGDTLWDISNEYDIDVEEIEKLNSGLTEDLKLGQEIKLKGSAYRLNILYTSDQTKEKSIPYETETKETDKMYKGEQKVEQEGENGTKEITYKVYYKNGEKYKEEEISEKILKEPVNKIILKGNKEKPVIRRRAVSNRSGRSRSYGNISSPACGYISSSYGSRGGSHTGVDIAGPYGSSVCAAMGGRVIFTGWSGGYGKLIKIQHSNGLVTYYAHLSSFNVGSGQQVSAGQRIGSTGSTGRSTGPHLHFEVRRGGRPINPMGYVR from the coding sequence ATGAAAAACAAGATCATCTACGGGTTAATTATTATTATGGTGTTTTCAGCTATTTTTATAGGTTTTACTTACAGGAGTGTACAGGCTTATCAGGTGGTTGTGGATGGTAAGAATGTTGCTTTGTACCAAGAAGAGGATGAGGCTAAAGAATATGCGAACAAGCTGCAAAGTGATTTAAACAGCAGGTATGATGTAGATATCAAACTTGAGAGCAGAATTGACATAGAAGAAGTAGAAGTAAGGGTTAACTCTAAAGATTTGAATACATGTGAGGATGTAGATGATATAACTGACAACCTCAAGTGTAAAATTGAAGGTTATCAGATAGTATTGGACGGTAAGGATACAGGTCTAAAAGTAGAAGATAAAGATGTAATGGACAAAGTAATAGAAGAATTTAAAGGGAAATTGGAAATTAAAGCTGATAAATATCAGGTAGACAACCAAATAGATTACCGAAAAAATTTCTACCATGAAACAGAGTTTTCTTCGTGGGATCAAATAAAAGACTATTTTTTAACCCCCTTTCAGTCAGAAAAAACACATATAGTCAAAGAAGGGGATACCCTTTGGGATATAAGCAATGAATATGATATAGATGTGGAAGAAATCGAAAAATTAAATTCTGGTTTAACAGAAGATTTAAAGTTGGGACAAGAAATAAAATTAAAAGGGTCTGCTTATAGGTTGAATATTTTATATACCAGCGATCAAACGAAAGAAAAGAGCATACCTTATGAGACTGAAACAAAAGAAACCGATAAAATGTACAAAGGTGAGCAGAAAGTTGAGCAGGAAGGCGAAAACGGTACCAAGGAAATAACATATAAGGTATATTATAAAAACGGAGAGAAGTATAAAGAGGAAGAAATCTCTGAAAAAATATTGAAAGAGCCGGTAAATAAAATAATTTTAAAGGGTAATAAGGAAAAACCTGTAATAAGGAGACGTGCTGTTAGCAATCGTTCAGGTAGATCAAGAAGTTATGGCAATATATCCAGTCCTGCCTGCGGATATATTTCTTCTTCTTATGGTTCTAGGGGGGGAAGCCATACAGGAGTTGACATCGCTGGACCGTATGGTTCAAGTGTTTGTGCTGCAATGGGCGGAAGAGTAATTTTTACTGGTTGGTCAGGTGGATATGGGAAATTGATAAAGATACAGCATTCAAATGGCCTTGTTACATATTATGCTCATTTGAGTTCATTTAACGTCGGGAGCGGGCAACAGGTGAGCGCTGGGCAGAGGATAGGCTCTACAGGGAGTACAGGAAGATCCACAGGACCCCACCTGCATTTTGAAGTTAGGAGAGGCGGAAGGCCGATAAATCCAATGGGTTATGTAAGATAA